The stretch of DNA GATATGCCTTTAACATGTTTCAGGATTTCTCTAATAAAGGGGAACTAGATATTTATAGGCTTAATTTTGCAATTTTAACCCTCATCCCTAAGGAGGCTGATGCTACTGCTATGGGGAAATTTTTAGACAAAAAATATGCCTGCTTAATTGTAGTTTTAAGATCTTCGCCAAGGTCTTGACTAATAGGATTAGCTTGATTTGCAGACACTAATTGCTACTTCCAGAGGGAGTAGTAACCAATCTGCTTTCATTAAGGGTAGATATATTCTAGAGAGTGTGGTCACTGCCCATGAGGTGCTACACTCAGTCCACTCATCCAAAAAGTCAGGTTTAGTGCTTAAGCTAAACTATGAGAAAGCTTTTGATTTTGTCAATCTAGATTTTTTAGAAGAGCTGCTACAATGTAAGGCTTTTCGTGGTGGGTGTATCACCGATGGGGGGTTCTCTGGGAGTCAAAATTAATGGTCATGAATGACTTCTTCCTGACTGGCGAAGGCCTTAGACAAGGAGATCCCCTATCCCCACTCCTTTTTAATCTAGCTGTAGATGTTCTTACTAATATGTTGGCCAAAGCAGCTAGGGATGTAAATGGCACCCGCAAGTCCCGTTTAGTTAGCTCGATAGTTCATTTTCCTCAGAATTTTTTTATTGAACTGTTAGACCAACAAGTGGGCTTAAACGGGACCAGGTTTACATCCCTAAAAGCAGCATCTCATGACCTGGAAAAAGGTTCATGTCCTGTTGAATTTGTGAGTTCATGGATGAGAATTAACAAAATGGTTGCTTCCTATTTATACATCTACTCGCTTGTTTGTATATTTTTCACATAATACATGTGTGTATATGGATTACGGTATCATCCTTTCCTGGAAACGACTGCCACGAGGAGATGAAAAAAAAGCGGGAGAATGTTACTTGATCCAGGGCGGAACAAAGCCAACAAGAGGAGCACAAACAATGCTAGTTGTCACCATTAGGTTCAATATGCAGCATAAACCCTATTGTGGTTGTATGTCACATATTCACTATTCTCATTACTAATATACAAACAGGGAGAATGTTGCATGCCAAATATGACAAATTGTTTTCACAATGATACGAGCACCCGCTAATCACCAAAGTTGTAGAAGACATGATGCAAGTGGCGGTTTGTGAGGAGAAAGGAAGCGTGTGGGGAGAAAAAAGCCCAGGCACGCAACAGTCACCAAAGAGGCAAAGAGGTGATGGGGAATGAGTAAATACAATGTTTATAGATAATTAGAAACCAGGTAATTGTCTTTGTTCGAAGTGCTTATAACTTGGTTGTTCAATATAATGTGATGAGTGCTGTTGTTTAACATGTTCCTTTACTCATCATTTTCAACACGAAAGCAAGACATTTAATGCGCATCCATCCATCAAAGAGGTGATCGGAGCCCCCTctagagttgaagaatgcaagCATATAACTGGAGGCAGAATGATTGAGGGACACAACAGCAACACTGCATCGATGGGAGTTGAAAGAGATGATGATGAGAAAAATATCGAACATATACTAACGAGGGAGGGTTGAAAGAGATATATATCCTACGGAGGTGGGAGCAAGGTGCAAGTTGCCTTGGGGGCGGTTGGAAAAAAAGCATGCTGGGATTTGTCACATAGTGAGAAACTGCATtcacttgtcgcagaaatgggtagaaatggatgtatctaaaactaaaaatacgttctagatacatctatttctGTGACAAGTAATTCCAAGCGGAGGGAGTATGTTCATAGCAAATAATGTATCTGTATATTTTATCATTAGTCTGTGGCAACCCACAGACATCTAACTAGTAAGGGCATGTACAACAGGGTAACATAGAAATTTTGGTCACGTCGATGAAAGAGAAGGACGAGAGAGAAACTGTCTGTCTGTATAATTATTAATTACAGATCGGCTAAACGCATAAAAATAGCTCCTTAACGACAGCGTTCCTCCCGTTGTACGATGGGTGTCTGCAATCAGCCATTTTTCCTTCGAGGATTCGTTCAAGTTTCCCATAAATTTTGGGCCTATACAGACAACTAACTAGACAATGCATTGTAGAGGATGTCTGTACTGCAGACTAAATCTGACATGGACAGAGGTTATAGACTGGAGCCGTCATGCCCTAAAGGTAGATTAAGAAAAGCTCGTCACAACAAGCAGCTAAAGAGCATGGGGATAAAACTTACGGTTAGCATCAACAGGGCTTATAACATCATCACTCTTGACTTGCTCTGCAGGTTGTTCTGGTCCCTGCAATTAGAATAAACCAATTATTGCAGCGGAAAAGGTTGGCCAgtcattggaaatgaaatgacaAAGTCTTGCAGATCTGAATATCGTAATCTTGACCCAGACTAGTGTAAAGGTAGAGCAACCAGATCACCATTCTGTTATCTGGTTCGGTCTGACTAAGGCAAGTCAACCAATGAAGTAAGCTACAAAGCTAACTGCAGATACTAATATGGCATGGTACTATCAGAGAAAAATTGGACAAGGAGGGTCAAGTTGCGAACATAAGGGCTGGTAAGACTACAGAGGCGGTAAAGAAAATGACAAGGGAATAATGGATTGATGTAGAGAGCCAAGGAGAGAAAGAATTGGTAGGATTTAATCCTGCTAACACACTCCGTTGGTCCATATCTTCACTAACAATATAGTCCTTATTGCATTAACTGGCTTAATTGAAGGATCACCCAGTAAAAAATTGCCAAAGTACCTTCGCAAGCTTTGCTGGGCTAACAACTTTTTCTGGTTCGCTTTCAATGTCACTGCCTGAGTCAGAATCTGCATTACCAACATAGCAAATACGATCTGAGGACACCTTTACATGATAGATATATCAAATACAGTAGGGTCTTGTAGACAACTGGGCTGACTGTTTAAAAAATAATAACTGGTACAAAGTATCTATAATTCCCAATAATAATTTCTATAAAGCATCTATGGTGCCCTTGCAGCTATATATGACCCCTTGCAGCACATCAGTTCACTAAGAATCAGTGCGAGCTAATTGCAGGATGGCATTCTGACATCCTGTGTGACACTGACATCATGAAGCCCTAACTATATAGTTAAGTTTCTATGGATACTGCTAAGTCTCCTGAAAGATAATAATAGTTTCAAAAGATAAATGACAAGCACAAATTTGAAGCACATGCCAATCTCATATAATATTCCGAATTTCAGATGGTACCACCCATAGTGAAAAATGTTTGCTTCTCAACTTATGCTTCACAACCTCACGTGTGAACTCATAAATTCAAAGTTTACTAAAGTTTAGCCAAAGATATATTAAGAATTATGAACTAGCGTAAGCACAAACCTCTATAAAAAGAACATGAGAAGGGAAATATAGAGACGGTCAAAGACTCGAAGTAATTTTCGCGGAGAAACATGTTTTACAAGGATGTATCCTATGGTAAACACAAATATATAGATAACTAAATAACTCATATGTACACACCGCTGGATGAAGATCCTGAGTCACTGCTCGAACTACTTGGGCTGCCACATTTGTCAGTTATGATCTGTGGATCCTTCTCTATCAATATAGGGGATGCATTGCCGCAAATGTCGACATCCTCCTCAACAGGCTCAGCACCTGAGTGCACAAAAAAGTCGATCTCTAACAACTGCATTGACGGCATTAAAGTTAAATCTATTGAGAACCTGAAAGGGTACACGACAAAATACCTTTGCAGGGATTTGTGGACGAGTGACTGAGGCAAGAAACATTCACAGCCTCATTCTCAGAGGGCTGAGATTTTGTCTGCTGATGATCTCTCTCTTGCAAATACGTGTCCACATGCTTCTTAAGTTCAAATAGTACGTCATCACTGAGTGCATGGATATCAATCTCTATCTCTCCATCCCCATGCTGCTCTGTATTGCTCTCCATACACTGTTGTAACAAATCAATGATGTGACCAGGTAATTCTTCTGGACCCTCGGCCAAAGAACTTAAGCAGTCTCCCAAGGTTTCTCTCTCCTCTTTTGTCATCTTTGGCTTCACAATCTCAGTTGGCCTGACACGGTCTATTGACAAGTTACTGCGTTCCACAGGAGGGGTCTTTCTCCTCTTTGAGTCGGCCTTATCAACCTCAACATGTGGCTTAGTGGCGGCAGTAGCTAACTTCTTCTCAACTGTTCTCCATCTGGACTCAAACATTTTATTCAGTTGAATGGCCAGATCATGCACTATATGCCCTCGAGGATTATAAGTTATCGCATTGTTAAAGGTCAGCCTGACATCAGCTGCAAAATCAGATGGACTTGCGTAGGAACCAGAATCTAGCTTCTTCTTGATGGTCCCAAGGTCCATCGGGTGCTTGATAATGTCATTATAATCTGGAAGGTTCAGCTTTTCCACGTCTACTGGATCATTAAAAATATGACTACATTTCTGAGTCATCAGCTTCTTCAGAATAGCTTCGCACTGCTTGAGAATTGTAGCTTCAGGCAACACTGTAGACGTTTCAGGCCGGGGTTTTGTCGGCAAGAAGCGTCCCTTGGCACCACGGACAACATGGCTCCCCCTTTGCACCTTTTTAGCTCGAGGGGCAGCTGACGATGACAGCGCAGGTGCTTTGCTGACAGGCATGACGGACAAAAACTCTGGCTTCTTGAGGAGTTCTCGAACCGAATCAAGCTCTGCCCGGAATCTCTTCCGAAGGTAGCGCCGCTCAGACGACGACATCTTAGACGGGACAAAGATCTCTCGCTTCACATCAAAGCCATCACTATTAAGGCTGATGCACTTGCGTTTTGACGCCGAGAAACCTTCCGGGCCAGCACGAACAGGGCTGCCTGACTCGCCCACAGTCTCTGCATACCCCGTGCCCCGGTAAGCTATTTCATCGTAGCTCCGTTTAGCCTGCATCTGCGGCCCGCACTCCATGCGGACCGTTGGTGTCATGTTACCAGGCGCCAGCGAGGCGCAGACCTGCTGAataatgacaaacagcttcagccACACACACAGGCACCAAATTGAAACCTCACGCGGATTGAAATGAGAACACACAAACCGAAATTTACAGGTATTCAAATGTCGTGCAGCAAAACCCTAACATTACACTTGGCCCTAGGACCAATCCGTACCAAGCGAGCCTATGTCATCATGGCTTGAAAGCGGGATATGACAGCATCATTTGTTAATTTCCCACTGGTGAAATCAATCAGATCTAAATCCAAACAGAAGCTACAAATGTAGATGCCAACGAGTGGATTTCAGATTGGAAGGGGGTTAATTCACCTTAGGCTTGGAGATTGAGGTCGTTGGCATCTGGAACGAGACCGAGACGCGCCCCGTGATCCCCTGCGCGGCGTCGAAGACCTCGGCGGCTGTGGCTTGGGGACAGATCCGCCGCTGCGGCTTGACGGTGAGCCTGCAAGCGCCTCCCCCCTCCGCCTACTGTGGGCAGGACGGCCGCCGGGGCGCCGGGCGGGCGGGCCGCGGGAGCCTCCTGGGAGCGGGAGGGCGAGCGGCCGCGGCGTGGATTCTCCGGGCTCCGGCCGTGGCGTCGGGCGAGACGGGAGGACGGGAGGTGCAGGGTGCGATGCGGTGCGCGTCTGTGCCTGCTTATCCTTTTCCTCGACGAAGCGACCGAGCCCGAACTCCTCTTCCTCGCCGAAGCGACCGAGCCCGAACCCAAAGTAGAGTCGGTTCCTGCGCACGAGCCGGTCCAGTCGAGACCCGAAGTGGAGCGGAGCGGAGCGAAACGGTACGATTCGATGCGACTTGACGCGCGCGGGGCTGGTGCCCCTCTAGGTGGGTATTTATAGGGGTGGGGGGGTACGAGGGGCGGTGGGTGCCCGATCGTGGCCGTCGGTTGGCGGGGATCGGACGGGCAGCGGGAGAGATGTACGCGCGGGGCCCACCGGGACCGACGTGACGTGGAGCGGGGCGCGCTTTGACTTTCTTCCAGAAGGTTTCTGGTTTGGGCAAGGATCGCGGGCTGTATGACGATGTATCGTGGGGCAACAAGGTTTCTGGGACCACTTGTCATTGTGGTTGAGTAGGTTTGGTGCAGTACCGTACTGTTTTGGGAGCGGCCGTCTTTTGTCCAGCACGCGGGATCTGGGTGGGTCGGGTGACGGCCGGAGAGCGGTGTGACCTGGAGGCGAAGGCTGGTGACACGTGGAAGCAGTGGGTCTTGGGACTCCTGGTCTGCCTGCTGGGTGTTTTTCGGTTGTGAAAAGGAGATTTCCCCTAAAAATTGGAGCGAGGGAACCACGTGCGGGATAGGGAAGATCCTACTTTTAAACTGCTCACAATGAAGAGTAACATAGAGTAGTAAGTTGCCGATGTTACTAGTCTATATTACTATCTtcaagtgcgagttttggctcgatgaggttctctaccttgggctaTCATTTCTGCCAAAGGCATATCGATGAATcctaagaaggtgtctgcaattgtgaattaaGAACCATCTCaaaacgtgaagcaactccgcagcttttttgggctcgcaagctattgtcgaaggttcgttgagaacttttcaaagatcgcgaagcctctttccaaccttcttcagaagcacgtgaagtacgtctggtctcctgaatatgacatcgctttcaacaccctgaaagagaagttagtcactgctccagttcttactcctcctgatgaatccaaaccgttcgaggtcttttgtgatgcctctcttcaaggtcttggtgcagtgttgatgcaagagaagaaagttgtggcttatacctctcgccagttgaagcccaatgaaaagaactaccccactcatgacctcgaattggcggcagttgttcatgctcttttaacttggagacatctcttattggaaagaaaagtggacatcttcactgaccaca from Triticum urartu cultivar G1812 chromosome 3, Tu2.1, whole genome shotgun sequence encodes:
- the LOC125543038 gene encoding transcription factor GTE9-like isoform X1 is translated as MPTTSISKPKQVCASLAPGNMTPTVRMECGPQMQAKRSYDEIAYRGTGYAETVGESGSPVRAGPEGFSASKRKCISLNSDGFDVKREIFVPSKMSSSERRYLRKRFRAELDSVRELLKKPEFLSVMPVSKAPALSSSAAPRAKKVQRGSHVVRGAKGRFLPTKPRPETSTVLPEATILKQCEAILKKLMTQKCSHIFNDPVDVEKLNLPDYNDIIKHPMDLGTIKKKLDSGSYASPSDFAADVRLTFNNAITYNPRGHIVHDLAIQLNKMFESRWRTVEKKLATAATKPHVEVDKADSKRRKTPPVERSNLSIDRVRPTEIVKPKMTKEERETLGDCLSSLAEGPEELPGHIIDLLQQCMESNTEQHGDGEIEIDIHALSDDVLFELKKHVDTYLQERDHQQTKSQPSENEAVNVSCLSHSSTNPCKGAEPVEEDVDICGNASPILIEKDPQIITDKCGSPSSSSSDSGSSSSDSDSGSDIESEPEKVVSPAKLAKGPEQPAEQVKSDDVISPVDANQTAADVELREQDNESKAAPEGENAKPDRQLSPDKLLRAAVLRGRYADVIVKARGILSQGGDKQEELEKLQKEEKERLLAEGNAALEARRAEAEAESKRKLDLEREKARQALQEMERTVEINDIVHPKDLEMLGTVTTEHIMSSVDETSPEHSLDGLPSFLPGSGSMLEKLGLFMKVDEEEEEEEPCSKGAEVGEIN
- the LOC125543038 gene encoding transcription factor GTE9-like isoform X2, translated to MPTTSISKPKVCASLAPGNMTPTVRMECGPQMQAKRSYDEIAYRGTGYAETVGESGSPVRAGPEGFSASKRKCISLNSDGFDVKREIFVPSKMSSSERRYLRKRFRAELDSVRELLKKPEFLSVMPVSKAPALSSSAAPRAKKVQRGSHVVRGAKGRFLPTKPRPETSTVLPEATILKQCEAILKKLMTQKCSHIFNDPVDVEKLNLPDYNDIIKHPMDLGTIKKKLDSGSYASPSDFAADVRLTFNNAITYNPRGHIVHDLAIQLNKMFESRWRTVEKKLATAATKPHVEVDKADSKRRKTPPVERSNLSIDRVRPTEIVKPKMTKEERETLGDCLSSLAEGPEELPGHIIDLLQQCMESNTEQHGDGEIEIDIHALSDDVLFELKKHVDTYLQERDHQQTKSQPSENEAVNVSCLSHSSTNPCKGAEPVEEDVDICGNASPILIEKDPQIITDKCGSPSSSSSDSGSSSSDSDSGSDIESEPEKVVSPAKLAKGPEQPAEQVKSDDVISPVDANQTAADVELREQDNESKAAPEGENAKPDRQLSPDKLLRAAVLRGRYADVIVKARGILSQGGDKQEELEKLQKEEKERLLAEGNAALEARRAEAEAESKRKLDLEREKARQALQEMERTVEINDIVHPKDLEMLGTVTTEHIMSSVDETSPEHSLDGLPSFLPGSGSMLEKLGLFMKVDEEEEEEEPCSKGAEVGEIN